A part of Xenopus tropicalis strain Nigerian chromosome 4, UCB_Xtro_10.0, whole genome shotgun sequence genomic DNA contains:
- the nos1ap gene encoding uncharacterized protein C1orf226 homolog isoform X1 — protein sequence MPAKSRYNLVDDGHDLRIPLHNEEAFQHGISFEAKYIGSLDVPRPNSRVEIVAAMRQIRYEFKAKNIKKKKVNILVSVDGVKVILRKKKRKKNDLAWDESKMLVMQDPIYRIFYVSHDSQDLKIFSYIARDGASNIFRCNVFKSKKKSHAMRVVRTVGQAFEVCHKLSLQHTEQNGDGREDAESDRSTDSEGQVTQTVASVVQAAEETDIDALDIPLPEREGPRINRGVTDLDAVHKEDDSSFENKEPVKPASPKMLLPSSSELPPGSPLSVHHQIQLLQQQLQQQQQQTQVAVAQVHLLKDQLAAEAAARLESQARVHQLLLQNKDLLQHISLLVRQVQELEYKLSGHNAMGSQDSLLEITFRSSILPVLCDPSTPKPEDVPPLTDPDSSFQVCSPLGRTDCLVKVQCYRFLPGDREGSGELLGSLELYRFRESGIASEYESNTDDSEERDSWVQDEGGRLANVLHRDMLGDSLEDEIAV from the exons TATATTGGAAGTTTGGATGTCCCACGGCCCAACAGCAGAGTCGAGATTGTGGCGGCTATGAGACAGATCCGG TATGAATTTAAAGCAAAGAACATCAAGAAGAAGAAAGTGAACATCCTGGTTTCAGTTGATGGTGTGAAAGTCATATTAaggaagaagaagagaaaa AAAAATGACTTGGCCTGGGATGAAAGCAAGATGCTGGTTATGCAAGATCCTATATACAG GATATTCTATGTGTCTCATGACTCCCAGGATCTGAAGATATTTAGTTATATTGCAAGGGATGGGGCCAGTAACATCTTTCGCTGCAATGTATTTAAGTCCAAAAAAAAG AGCCACGCCATGCGTGTTGTGCGCACCGTGGGGCAAGCCTTTGAGGTTTGTCATAAGCTGAGTCTGCAGCACACTGAGCAGAATGGGGATGGCAGAGAGGATGCAGAGAGTGACAGAAGCACAGACTCTGAAGGGCAAG TGACGCAAACCGTAGCCAGTGTGGTTCAGGCTGCTGAGGAGACAGATATTGATGCACTTGATATTCCTTTGCCTGAGAGGGAGGGGCCAAGGATTAACCGTGGAGTGACCGATTTGGACGCTGTACATAAGGAGGATGACAGCAGTTTTGAGAACAAG GAGCCAGTCAAACCTGCTTCCCCCAAGATGCTGCTTCCATCCAGCAGTGAGCTCCCCCCTGGGTCTCCCCTATCTGTTCATCATCAAATACAGCTTCTCCAACAGCAGCttcagcagcagcaacagcagacGCAGGTGGCAGTGGCTCAG GTCCATTTGCTGAAAGACCAGCTGGCTGCCGAGGCTGCTGCAAGACTGGAATCTCAAGCCAGAGTCCATCAGTTGCTCCTGCAGAACAAAGACCTGCTGCAGCATATCTCCCTACTGGTCAGACAAGTGCAGGAGCTGGAGTATAAGCTGTCTGGACACAATGCCA TGGGATCTCAGGACAGTCTCCTAGAGATTACGTTCCGTTCCAGCATTCTGCCGGTGCTTTGTGACCCTTCAACTCCGAAGCCAGAAGATGTTCCCCCACTGACTGATCCTGATTCCTCTTTTCAAGTTTGCAGTCCTTTAGGTAGGACAGACTGCCTGGTGAAGGTGCAGTGTTACCGCTTTCTTCCAGGGGATAGGGAAGGGTCTGGTGAGCTGCTAGGCAGCCTGGAGCTGTATAGGTTTAGAGAGTCAGGCATAGCATCTGAATATGAGTCCAATACAGATGATAGTGAGGAGAGAGATTCTTGGGTACAGGATGAGGGAGGAAGACTGGCAAATGTCTTGCATAGGGACATGCTGGGGGACAGCCTGGAGGATGAGATTGCAGTGTAA